One genomic segment of Mytilus trossulus isolate FHL-02 chromosome 4, PNRI_Mtr1.1.1.hap1, whole genome shotgun sequence includes these proteins:
- the LOC134714462 gene encoding methionine aminopeptidase 1D, mitochondrial-like isoform X1, with amino-acid sequence MIKKLSYSVYRSLRTKFDISSAYNVAVTKALDRKFSLVLPQETTPFRTIPDHIQKPPYAVTGHLAPKQIGGEDVEVKNKHQIVGMRKAGKMARKILNQTAECLKIGITTDEIDAKVHQLCIENDVYPSPLNYKHFPKSVCTSINNVACHGIPDLRPLTDGDIINVDITVFCDGFHGDLSETYLIGNVDEKGRKLVHATKLARDAAISVCKPGVEYCQIGKTISSVAEAHGFSVVPAFIGHGIGERFHCPPDIFHFAYESPEVMKEGVTFTIEPILSEGNDEVEILSDGWTAVMCDGSRTAQFEHTVLVTKDGVEILTE; translated from the exons ATGATAAAAA AGCTCAGTTACAGTGTATATAGAAGTCTAAGAACAAAGTTTGATATAAGTTCTGCCTATAATGTTGCTGTAACCAAAGCCTTAGACAGAAAATTTTCTTTGGTTTTACCTCAAGAAACAACACCTTTTAGGACAATACCAGATCACATACAGAAGCCGCCATACGCTGTAACTGGACATTTGGCTCCAAAACAAATTGGAGGAGAGGATGTTGAAGTCAAGAATAAACATCAGATAGTTGGAATGAGAAAGGCTGGAAAAATGgcaagaaaaatattaaaccaGACAGCAGAATGTTTAAAG ATTGGAATAACAACAGATGAAATAGATGCAAAAGTACATCAGCTGTGTATAGAAAACGATGTCTACCCATCGCCATTAAATTACAAACATTTCCCCAAATCTGTGTGTACCTCTATCAACAATGTCGCTTGTCATGGTATACCTGACCTTCGACCTCTCACAGATGGAGATATCATCAATGTTGATATAACa GTCTTTTGTGATGGTTTTCATGGTGATTTATCAGAAACTTATTTGATTGGTAATGTAGATGAGAAAGGGAGAAAACTTGTTCATGCTACAAAACTGGCAAGAGATGCAGCAATATCTGTGTGCAAACCTGGAGTTGAATACTGTCAAATTGGTAAAACAATTAG ttCTGTAGCAGAAGCTCATGGCTTTTCAGTAGTTCCAGCATTTATTGGTCATGGAATAGGAGAACGTTTTCATTGTCCACcagatatatttcattttg cTTACGAGTCCCCTGAAGTAATGAAAGAAGGAGTTACATTTACAATAG AGCCTATTTTATCAGAAGGTAATGATGAGGTAGAGATATTATCTGATGGTTGGACAGCTGTGATGTGTGACGGGAGTAGGACGGCTCAGTTTGAACATACAGTATTAGTAACAAAAGATGGAGTAGAAATACTTACAGAGTAG
- the LOC134714462 gene encoding methionine aminopeptidase 1D, mitochondrial-like isoform X2 encodes MRKAGKMARKILNQTAECLKIGITTDEIDAKVHQLCIENDVYPSPLNYKHFPKSVCTSINNVACHGIPDLRPLTDGDIINVDITVFCDGFHGDLSETYLIGNVDEKGRKLVHATKLARDAAISVCKPGVEYCQIGKTISSVAEAHGFSVVPAFIGHGIGERFHCPPDIFHFAYESPEVMKEGVTFTIEPILSEGNDEVEILSDGWTAVMCDGSRTAQFEHTVLVTKDGVEILTE; translated from the exons ATGAGAAAGGCTGGAAAAATGgcaagaaaaatattaaaccaGACAGCAGAATGTTTAAAG ATTGGAATAACAACAGATGAAATAGATGCAAAAGTACATCAGCTGTGTATAGAAAACGATGTCTACCCATCGCCATTAAATTACAAACATTTCCCCAAATCTGTGTGTACCTCTATCAACAATGTCGCTTGTCATGGTATACCTGACCTTCGACCTCTCACAGATGGAGATATCATCAATGTTGATATAACa GTCTTTTGTGATGGTTTTCATGGTGATTTATCAGAAACTTATTTGATTGGTAATGTAGATGAGAAAGGGAGAAAACTTGTTCATGCTACAAAACTGGCAAGAGATGCAGCAATATCTGTGTGCAAACCTGGAGTTGAATACTGTCAAATTGGTAAAACAATTAG ttCTGTAGCAGAAGCTCATGGCTTTTCAGTAGTTCCAGCATTTATTGGTCATGGAATAGGAGAACGTTTTCATTGTCCACcagatatatttcattttg cTTACGAGTCCCCTGAAGTAATGAAAGAAGGAGTTACATTTACAATAG AGCCTATTTTATCAGAAGGTAATGATGAGGTAGAGATATTATCTGATGGTTGGACAGCTGTGATGTGTGACGGGAGTAGGACGGCTCAGTTTGAACATACAGTATTAGTAACAAAAGATGGAGTAGAAATACTTACAGAGTAG
- the LOC134714463 gene encoding protein canopy homolog 2-like, giving the protein MEVYYIVAVLIGFLLSLSEGKKDKELQCAVCRALVDEVNYGISLVDPKKTVQVGSFRVDGKGDQNTYKKPYARSEIHLTELFESICEKFSQYALTKNSKGGKSVVPTASRDGQSIALKDVTISSDATKQMKYTCETLVEDYEDDMIKVLGKPKTSLEVAEKQICEDIAEVCTEEDLQVPMPANEASAYIQDKDEDDDEDDNEDGNNRENEGQKEDEDEISNETKDSNMKEEL; this is encoded by the exons ATGGAAGTTTACTATATAGTTGCTGTGTTGATTGGATTTCTGTTATCCCTTAGTGAAGGGAAAAAAGACAAAGAGCTGCAGTGTGCTG TATGTAGAGCTTTGGTTGATGAAGTGAACTATGGAATTAGTCTAGTTGACCCAAAGAAAACAGTACAAGTAGGGAGTTTTAGAGTTGATGGGAAAGGAGATCAAAATACATACAAG AAACCTTATGCCAGATCAGAAATACATTTAACAGAGCTTTTTGAATCAATCTGTGAAAAATTTAGTCAATATGCATTAACAAAGAACTCAAAAGGTGGAAAAAGTGTAGTTCCAACAGCATCCAGAGATGGCCAGAGTATAGCATTGAAAGATGTTACTATTAGTAGTGATGCTactaaacaaatgaaatatact tGTGAAACTTTAGTAGAAGATTATGAAGATGATATGATCAAAGTGTTAGGCAAACCAAAAACTAGTTTAGAAGTAgcagaaaaacaaatttgtgaaGATATAGCAG AGGTATGTACAGAAGAAGATTTACAAGTACCAATGCCAGCAAATGAAGCTTCTGCTTATATTCAAGATAAGGATGAGGACGATGATGAGGATGATAATGAAGATGGCAATAATAGAGAGAATGAAGgacaaaaagaagatgaggatgaaatatcaaatgaaaccAAAGATTCAAACATGAAAGAAGAGCTTTGA